The following are encoded together in the Bradysia coprophila strain Holo2 unplaced genomic scaffold, BU_Bcop_v1 contig_94, whole genome shotgun sequence genome:
- the LOC119084908 gene encoding autophagy protein 12-like: MDNPTDDKKEMSMERESSTDTAPEKQSTSTKIDILLNATGNVPIMKKRKWAVEGNKPIGSIISFIHKYLKMDAEEKLFLYVNQTFAPAPDQIIKNLYDCYGSNGKLVLYYCKSQAWG; this comes from the exons ATGGATAATCCAACTGatgataaaaaagaaatgtcaatGGAACGTGAGTCTTCGACGGATACTGCACCAGAAAAGCAATCAACTTCGACAAAAA TTGACATACTTCTCAATGCGACTGGAAATGTTCCGATAATGAAAAAACGTAAATGGGCTGTAGAGGGCAACAAACCAATAGGGTCAATTATTTCCTTTATTCATAAATACCTGAAAATGGACGCGGAAGAGAAGTTG tttttatACGTGAATCAAACATTCGCACCGGCGCCggatcaaattataaaaaatttatatgactGCTATGGATCGAATGGCAAATTGGTCCTGTATTACTGCAAGAGTCAAGCCTGGGGCTAA
- the LOC119084865 gene encoding rho GTPase-activating protein 68F, translating into MDPLANKSNIPPRLPGPAINPIITDSEEPHPSLSDWHDYEPNLEFDDTELTHAPDPSQIVLDDEDFVSGDFANVDDDINETLEADNYEEQLNPLDASELSAMENYAKLKFIDFYGTDKQGQHIFAIYACRLPEKKDLNGTTFIEYIIKQMEPYVQNDYVIVYFHQGLKEDNKPSIPFLWNSYKDLDRNFRKNLKKLYVVHPTLFIRLIWNFFKPFISEKFKNKLIYISNLDELRQSLGLNQLKLPENIYEFDEKNSRGNKSVVDGTKMVADDKIPKSTQFGVSLKFINQNSPCLNYIPPIVRKCVDSLSITGVIDTEGIFRRSGHYAKVVELKQKVNGGNDVDFKDVDTHVIAGLLKTFLRDLEEPLLTYELYDEITSFLEYPKEERSRNVKQMLREKLPIENYELFKYLIEFLVKVMECKDLNKMTASNLAIVFGPNLVWAKHNQMSLEEIGPINAFLEFVLQNHRDIYMVDINQKESID; encoded by the exons aTGGATCCGCTAgctaataaatcaaatattccACCACGGCTACCAG GACCCGCGATAAATCCAATCATTACCGATTCGGAGGAACCGCATCCCAGTTTGAGTGATTGGCACGACTATGAACCAAATTTGGAATTTGATGATACGGAATTGACGCATGCACCAGATCCTAGCCAAATTGTCTTAGACGATGAAGACTTTGTTTCTG GTGACTTCGCAAATGTCGACGACGATATTAATGAAACACTGGAAGCAGACAATTATGAGGAGCAATTGAATCCGTTAGAT GCCAGCGAATTGTCGGCCATGGAAAATTAtgcgaaattaaaatttatcgatttcTACGGTACGGACAAACAGGGACAGCACATTTTTGCCATTTACGCCTGCCGCCTGCCCGAGAAAAAAGATCTAAATGGCACCACTTTCATTGA ATACATAATCAAACAAATGGAGCCATACGTTCAAAACGACTACGTTATCGTCTACTTCCATCAGGGATTGAAGGAAGACAACAAACCGTCGATCCCGTTCCTGTGGAATTCCTACAAAGATTTGGATCgcaattttcgtaaaaatttgaaaaaattgtatgtcgTTCATCCGACGCTGTTCATTCGCCTGATTTGGAATTTCTTCAAGCCGTTCATCAGcgaaaagttcaaaaacaaattgatttacATCTCAAATTTGGATGAACTTAGGCAATCGTTGGGACTGAATCAACTGAAACTACCGGAAAACATTTACGA ATTTGACGAGAAGAACAGTAGAGGAAATAAGTCGGTGGTGGACGGCACTAAAATGGTAGCTGACGATAAGATTCCCAAAAGTACACAG TTCGGCGTATCACTTAAATTCATCAATCAAAACAGTCCGTGCCTGAATTACATTCCTCCGATCGTTCGGAAATGCGTTGATTCACTGTCCATAACTGGCGTTATCGATACGGAGGGCATTTTTCGTCGGTCCGGTCACTATGCCAAAGTCGTTGAATTGAAACAGAAAGTGAATGGCGGCAACGATGTCGATTTTAAGGACGTCGATACTCACGTAATAGCTGGATTGCTGAAGACGTTCCTGCGAGATCTGGAGGAGCCGTTACTGACCTACGAATTGTACGACGAAATTACGAGCTTTTTGG AATATCCCAAAGAGGAGCGATCCAGGAATGTTAAACAAATGTTACGAGAAAAACTGCCTATTGAGAATTATgaactttttaaatatttaattgaatttctagTGAAG GTAATGGAATGCAAAGACTTAAACAAAATGACTGCATCCAATTTGGCCATTGTCTTTGGACCGAATTTAGTGTGGGCAAAACACAATCAAATGTCGTTGGAAGAAATCGGACCGATCAATGCATTCCTGGAATTTGTTCTGCAAAATCACAGAGACATTTACATGGTCGACATCAATCAGAAAGAGTCAATCGATTAA